Genomic segment of Arachis hypogaea cultivar Tifrunner chromosome 11, arahy.Tifrunner.gnm2.J5K5, whole genome shotgun sequence:
TTAAGGTGAGTCTaatggaggagaagaagaactACTTTTcgtattctttcttcttttactgatTTTGATCCAAATTTGAATAAtgcatatataatttttcatctctGGTTCATCCTCTTATTTAGTAGTCAGGTtttgaatttagtttttaattaagttttttattttaatttaggtTTTGAATTTAGGTATgaaatgagaagaagaaaaagaagcagctgAAATTTCTTGCTCCTTGGTCCTTGACTCCTTGTTGTTCCTTACTTACGTTTCTCATCTTTCCAATCCATAAAACCCTAAATTACTACCCAGAATCCCCTTTTCGTTTTCCTCAATCACATTCAAACCTTTAATCCCCAATCCATAAAACCCTAAATTACTAACCGTTTTCATTCCCATTTCCGATATTCCTACAAAACTCGCCTTCTCTCTGCTTTCTTTAATTCTCTCTGTAAGAATTCTCAAATTTCCCATTCTAATTTCAGGAAGAAAAAACTGAAGTAATTACTGGAAACTAAAGGAAAGAATTGGTACATCTGTGAAAAGAGCGACTACTGTGTTAACCGTCAGATGAAGCTACTCATCCATGTTGGATCTACTGCTCCTGCACCTGCTCCTACTTCCGGTGCTCCTCATTCTttgtcgtcgtcgtcgtcattTTACATTGCTGCAACTCTTGCCATTGCTGCCATTTTATTCGTCTAAGATTAGTTTGAGGTTCTTCGTCTTCGTTGCTTGTTATGAAAAGTAACAGTTTCAGATATATGTGCTTCTAGCTTTAATGTCACTGGTTTAaccttacttttttatttattttttatcttaaatgagatttattttttaattatcatatatactatattattttattataatatatattacagATAAAATGAAtcatcttattattttttatatttattataaaaaataataaaccatATGCAAAATGAGAAAATTGAATTAATCTATTCATTTTTTTGGGAATTAATATACAAAACTCCTTGTTTTggtgtttatttatttaatattaagcaGGTGTTTAGCATGTAATTAGCTAATTGAGAATCATGTCGAGGACCTGAGTGGAGCTTTAAGCAGGATAAAGCATTTGAGAATGCCTTGGGTACTTACCCTGAGGAAGATTGCTGCGGATGTAACTGGGAAGACTTTGGAAGAGGTTAAACAACACTATGAACTTCTGGTTGATGATGTCAACTTAATTGAATCTGGGCGTGTGACTCTACCGACTTATAATTCTACTTCAGAAGGCTCAACAAGCAATGCTAGTGATGAAGGAGCTGGCAAGAAGGGTGGCCAACCTTGGAATTCGAACGAGTCTAATAATGGATCTAAGGCTTCAAGATCATATCAGAAACGTCGTAAGGGTATTGCTTGGACAGAAGATGAACACACGTCAGTTTAttgtttacttaattaattataataactaatttaagtaaatcaacaacacttTGATTATTTCCAGTAGGTTTAATAACtaatttgagaaaaataattaTTCGAAAAAATAATCTTGATTTTAGTCATAGAGATATGTCAACCCTATGATTTTCTTCCTTCTAGGTAATTTCATACTCTCAATCccctttattaataattattttgttgaATTGTGAGAAATTCAATGAATCTGTAATTGATATATTGTTTTAGGTGGCACTGGTGTTGCTGCTGGCATTGAGCAATGAAGCAAGAGTTAATGGTTATGGTAGTTCTGAGCAATGTGAATATAGTCCAGAACTAGCTCCAAGACCACACAGTGTCTCAATTTTGGAGTTTGGTGCTATTGGGGATAGAAAGACACTGAATACCATTGCATTCCAGAATGCAATATTCTATCTCATGTCATTCGCCGATAAGGGCGGCACTCAGCTTTATGTACCGCCTGGACAATGGCTCACCGAAAGCTTCaacctcactagccatcttaccCTCTTTCTAGAAAGAGGTGCTGTCATTAttggatttcaggtattttttccCCTTTTGTGCTTCTTTGATTCTTCTATTTTCACTAACTTGTTAGAGATGACATGTTGCTATATGATTCATCTTTGTTTAGGATCCATTTCATTGGAAAGTTATTAATCTTTTACCTTCTTATGGACGAGGAATCAAAGCTCCCGCCGGAAGATACCTTAGCTTGATAAATGGATACATGTTAAATGATGTGGTCATTACAGGTTTTTGTTTAggatctttgttttcttctcaatTAATTGGTCTGTTTCTTTTCTCACTTAAGCTCTCATATATCTATGTTACATAATCAGGCAACACTGGGACCATAGATGGTGTTGGATCGATTTGGTGGAGATCCTTTACTTCTCATTCCCTGAACTATAGCCGACCTCATCTAATCAAATTAGTCGCATCTAACTCGGTGGTAGTTTCAAATATCACATTCCTGAATACCCCTACATATGGCATCCACCCAGTTTATTGCAGGTAACATTTTATGCTCCTTCTAAAGCATTGAGTACATTGTTACTTATTTTGAAAGAAAATGGGTTACTGATCTGGTGTAATGTAATGTACTGTACTGTATTTTAATGCAGCAATgtacatattcacaatatttcaATATCAGCTCCTTCAGAATCCCCTTTCACTGTTGGCATAGTACCAGGTTTGAAACTTGTTATCATGCgttatatttttactatattttatcTCAAATTCCAAACTTTATTGAAGTCTTAATCAACTTGTTGTATaatgtatttttctttttgttttttcagatTCTTCTGATAATGTTTGTATAGAAGATAGTACAATTAGCATGGGGTTTGATGCAATTGCACTCAAAAGTGGCTGGGATGAGTATGGCATTACCTATGGCAGGCCTACAAAAAATGTGCACATTAGAAGGGTGCATCTCTAATCTTCTTCCGGCTCTACTCTTGCGTTTGGTAGTGACATGTCTGGTGTCATTTTGAATGTCCTAGTGGAGCATGTTCATCTCTACAACTCAAAAACTGGCATTGTGTTCAGAACCACCAGGGGAAGAGGTGGTTACATCAAGGAGATAGTTATATCAGACATAGTTATATTAAAGAACATGACTGGGACAAGATTCTCAAGTAATCTAAAAGAGTGGCATGGATAAAATTTACATGGTTTTGTTTTGTTAGTATGTGTGCCAGCATGTAAATTCTGTGGTTTGTTTGATGGAGTTAATCTTTTCTTCGCCCGCAGCCTTTTGGACTTGGCTGGCTATGGAGTAGCTGTAGCCGTTTCCAAAGAATTTAAGGGTTCATTTCGTGGTCTCACATATAAATCTCCACTGCTTGATCTTATGATCAAAAGTGGGAGAAATGGTAATACTTATTTTTCAGTTAAATTAAGCTTTCTTTGTGTCGAGGACATACTTCAATTTTCATTTGTTTACATAACACATTCTTTCCTTGATCACTTGTGTCCTTTCAGGCAAAAACAATGGGAAAGGATACTACTTTTATGAAAAGGGTAGCAAGCCAAAACCCGATCTTTCAATATTACCAATTGTTGAAGAGTCGAGAAGACTTGCCAATATTATGCCTGGTGGAAAGGtgcttttcttttgaaaattctATATTGCAAGTGATTGTTTAATCATAAGCTTCCTCTCACTAGATTGAATCTATATCTTCTTGAATTTTCTCGTCGACATTAGCTTGTGTAGTGAAGCTGATAGCATTTATTCCTTTTACAGCCTATATTTATTACTGACCAAGAGATTGTAGAGATGATACTATTTCCAATAGTGAACGAGGCATGCCGTGTTTTAGATGAAGGAATGGTTATTCAAGCATCAGACCTCGACATTGCTTGTGTTCTTGGGATGAGCTTCCCTAGTTACAGGTGGGTTtatcctttcctttttctttcctcGTCTAAAATATTGAATGGCTAAAGCTAAGAAAAGGAATTTATAAAAGCATTGCAAAATCATTTGCTTCCATGTAATAATTTGTAAACTATTTGAACTCTTAAACCATCATTTATGTTACTGCCCCTTTTGTACTTATCTAGTCCAACATGTTTTATGATCAGCTTTTTGGTTGGGGCAAAGCATGTATATAACAGCCTAAAGAAATAGTCAGAATTATATGGTAACTTATATAAGCCATCAAGGTATCTGGAGGAAAGGGCAATTCAGGGCATTCCTTTGATAAGATTCTATATCTGTTATTTTCTATTTGAATTTCATggaatttaatattttcaatttcctttGTATATGAGAAAAAAATGTTAAATTGACATAGTTACCTTAGGATATTTAGATAGTTAAAGTTGAAAAACCAAGATAACTAAGTCTTGCTTACTTTCTTGCATGTGACTGTTTACTTTCTTTGTAcatgaaaaaaaatgttaaattttcTTGGTGTAAGTGACTGCTTACTTTCTTGTAAAGTCTTGTAAATAGTAACTAATGAAATTCATGCTTTTCTTTTGCATATTATACTCTCTTCCAAGATTGTTTTGATTATTGGGTGTGTGCAGTGTATTTTCAGATGTATTTGAtgagaaaattttcaagaatctGAAAGTTGGCTCCCGAGCTAGAAAACACTTTACTTCATGGTCTGGTGTGGGTTAAATGTTACTAAAGATATTTTGTGCATTTAAATGTTACTAAAGATccattgtaatatttttttttttgttaacaaaaaaaatcttttgtaaCATTTATTTGAGTATTACTATAGAAtatctattgtaatattttttaaaatgttattagAAAGATTTattgtgatattttttaagtgttacataaaatatctattgtaacattttttaagtgttacagaAAATATCTAAGGTAACATTTTTCTAAATGTTACAAAAATtatctatggtaacatttttctaaatgttacaaaaaatatctattgtaacatttctctAAGTATTACCATGAATagtctattgtaacatttttcataatattattatagaatatcttttgtaacatttttactaaatgttattaaatctttagaaaaatgttagtaaaattATTTAGTAACATAAAgtatatttaacatttgttaaaatattactaatatacatagataacattttaatataatttagtaatattttttaaatgttagtaaaaattaattatgtagTAGTGCCTGAGGCCAATTTTTGTTTTGGATCCCCACTTTGATTTGGAGCTAAGGATAAATACACGGATATGGACAGTGTGACATCTAATCTATCATCAATTATATGATATGATGATCATACAAAGAAAAATGCCACTAATAATGTAAGACCCACTTGAAGATTAATATTGGACACTAATTAATCTAGCTGTTAAATGAATATGATCGAAATGACGTCACACcaagaaaatgaataaacaatATCGCTACAGGAATAGTACATTTAATTTGGATAATCAAGAGAAAGCTAGAGAGCTTAACAAAGTATTTTCTTAGCAATGTACACgaaaatttaatttgtacaagAACGGACCAAATTTGaggaaattatttatataaaacaaaTTTTTATGCCTTTTTGTATGGCCACTTTTACGTTTGGTAATTGTCATTACTCATACTTAATCCAAAGTTGTAGTAAATAGTGTTATTTgtgtcatttttcttctttttcatttttctatttgGATAATTCTTCGATCCACCgtatcacaaaaaaaaatcctCTAAAGTGACAATGTTAGTAAAATAGTAAAGTGATATTTTAATCACTTTTGAATTTGTAACATTTATTATCCGTAAATTTTACTATCTTAACTCAATGGTGATTAAtgtacttttttttctaaaatgacAATACAACTTT
This window contains:
- the LOC112720785 gene encoding probable polygalacturonase isoform X1, with amino-acid sequence MLVMKELARRVANLGIRTSLIMDLRLQDHIRNVVRVALVLLLALSNEARVNGYGSSEQCEYSPELAPRPHSVSILEFGAIGDRKTLNTIAFQNAIFYLMSFADKGGTQLYVPPGQWLTESFNLTSHLTLFLERGAVIIGFQDPFHWKVINLLPSYGRGIKAPAGRYLSLINGYMLNDVVITGNTGTIDGVGSIWWRSFTSHSLNYSRPHLIKLVASNSVVVSNITFLNTPTYGIHPVYCSNVHIHNISISAPSESPFTVGIVPDSSDNVCIEDSTISMGFDAIALKSGWDEYGITYGRPTKNVHIRRPFGLGWLWSSCSRFQRI
- the LOC112720785 gene encoding probable polygalacturonase isoform X2 — encoded protein: MLVMKELARRVANLGIRTSLIMDLRLQDHIRNVVRVALVLLLALSNEARVNGYGSSEQCEYSPELAPRPHSVSILEFGAIGDRKTLNTIAFQNAIFYLMSFADKGGTQLYVPPGQWLTESFNLTSHLTLFLERGAVIIGFQDPFHWKVINLLPSYGRGIKAPAGRYLSLINGYMLNDVVITGNTGTIDGVGSIWWRSFTSHSLNYSRPHLIKLVASNSVVVSNITFLNTPTYGIHPVYCSNVHIHNISISAPSESPFTVGIVPDSSDNVCIEDSTISMGFDAIALKSGWDEYGITYGRPTKNVHIRRVHL